From bacterium, a single genomic window includes:
- a CDS encoding sigma-70 family RNA polymerase sigma factor, with protein MTKRGSRDAVAAEQEPATDPSTWSQGSGSQGSGANDEAGQGDSVHDLGSPELWLEEYGDYLYRYAFMRINSREVAEDLVQETLLAAYRGRSNFEGRSTLKTWLVGIMKNKIIDYLRRASRKERKEVLEDDSEVLDRHFNRFGIWNRILPNWASDPNQILERREFMQTFEGCLRKVPRKARRAFMLKTFENTSSEEVCKILDITPSNLWVLLHRCRMNLRECLEKNWATPALGVPSEEGEDS; from the coding sequence GTGACGAAACGAGGAAGTCGAGACGCAGTAGCAGCGGAGCAAGAACCAGCTACGGATCCGTCAACCTGGTCTCAGGGCTCTGGGTCTCAGGGCTCAGGTGCCAACGATGAAGCTGGCCAAGGAGATTCCGTTCACGATCTCGGTTCTCCAGAACTCTGGCTTGAGGAGTATGGAGATTATCTGTACCGGTATGCGTTTATGCGAATCAACTCTCGTGAAGTTGCCGAGGATCTTGTTCAAGAAACATTGCTCGCTGCTTACAGAGGCCGCTCAAATTTTGAGGGACGTTCTACTCTCAAGACGTGGTTAGTTGGAATAATGAAAAATAAAATCATCGACTATTTGCGACGGGCTTCTCGCAAGGAGCGAAAAGAGGTTCTTGAAGATGATTCGGAGGTTCTAGACCGGCACTTTAATCGGTTCGGGATTTGGAATCGAATTCTCCCGAATTGGGCGAGTGATCCGAATCAAATTCTGGAACGTCGGGAGTTTATGCAGACCTTTGAAGGATGTCTTCGGAAAGTCCCTCGGAAGGCCCGTAGAGCATTCATGTTAAAGACCTTTGAAAATACGTCATCAGAGGAAGTTTGTAAGATTCTCGATATTACGCCGTCTAACCTGTGGGTACTCCTTCATCGTTGTAGGATGAATTTGAGAGAGTGTCTTGAAAAGAACTGGGCAACTCCAGCCCTTGGAGTACCCAGTGAAGAAGGAGAAGATTCGTGA